In Caldicellulosiruptor obsidiansis OB47, a single window of DNA contains:
- a CDS encoding Ger(x)C family spore germination protein yields the protein MKKFAAALVLLLIPVFLTGCWNRKELNDILIVQAVGIDKNKSGDFKLTYQVLKPKVLKNPTNLPSSSQQKGVWCFSSTGKTIFDSIRNATLSSNKKLFFSHNKIIVISSKIATNGIKDILDMFLRDQEMRSDAYLIVTSQDIEKFLDTTSPIESIPAKELENVIKNYFANAKTFPVKLYEFQKMSMSKSKTAVVPFVTTKSPLKQFSQTQMFYVEKMAIFNNYKLVGYLTHEEMRGLLWVFDKVRSGIYPIKLREGLFSLELIQSSTIIDVKRKDGKAFFTLQIITESNLGEKHLNSSISSSLMVKIKKELSRSIKNDIQKTVKKSFELKCDILHLGDIYYSSYKEHLKFDKNSISVSIVVKPFIRRFGMMKE from the coding sequence ATGAAAAAGTTTGCAGCTGCTTTAGTACTACTTTTAATACCAGTTTTTCTGACAGGTTGCTGGAACAGGAAAGAACTAAATGATATTTTGATTGTCCAAGCAGTTGGAATTGACAAAAACAAAAGTGGAGATTTTAAGCTCACTTATCAGGTATTAAAACCAAAGGTGCTTAAAAATCCGACAAACTTGCCATCCAGTTCTCAGCAAAAAGGAGTGTGGTGTTTTTCATCAACAGGCAAAACTATATTTGATTCTATTAGAAATGCAACACTTTCATCAAACAAAAAACTTTTCTTTTCTCATAATAAAATAATAGTTATTAGCAGCAAAATAGCTACTAATGGAATTAAAGATATTCTTGATATGTTTCTCCGTGATCAGGAAATGAGATCAGATGCTTACCTTATAGTTACGTCGCAGGATATAGAAAAGTTTTTAGATACCACTTCTCCTATAGAATCAATACCTGCAAAAGAACTCGAAAATGTAATAAAGAACTACTTTGCAAACGCCAAAACATTCCCTGTAAAGCTATATGAATTTCAAAAGATGTCAATGTCAAAGTCAAAAACTGCAGTTGTTCCTTTTGTCACCACAAAATCACCTCTCAAACAATTTTCTCAAACACAAATGTTTTATGTAGAAAAAATGGCCATTTTCAATAATTACAAGCTTGTAGGGTATCTTACACATGAGGAGATGAGAGGACTTTTATGGGTATTTGACAAGGTAAGAAGCGGAATATATCCTATAAAATTACGCGAGGGACTATTTTCCCTTGAGCTTATACAAAGTAGCACCATCATCGATGTCAAAAGAAAAGACGGCAAAGCTTTTTTTACTCTGCAGATAATTACCGAGTCAAACTTGGGAGAAAAACATTTAAATTCTTCTATCTCAAGTTCTTTAATGGTAAAAATAAAAAAAGAGCTCAGCAGATCTATCAAAAACGACATTCAGAAGACAGTGAAAAAATCGTTTGAACTCAAATGCGACATTCTGCACCTTGGCGATATTTATTATTCTTCATACAAAGAACATTTAAAGTTCGACAAAAACTCTATTTCAGTTTCGATTGTGGTAAAACCATTTATAAGGCGATTTGGCATGATGAAGGAATAA